DNA sequence from the Anguilla anguilla isolate fAngAng1 chromosome 4, fAngAng1.pri, whole genome shotgun sequence genome:
gtgtgtacattggtCTGTGTGTATATTCGTATGATGACACGCTTCTcgcttccctctctccccctcaggtGACGTACCAGCTTAAGATCCTCACCACCGccctgttctcagtgttcatgCTGGGCCGGAGGCTGGGGGTCTACCAGTGGCTCTCCCTGCTCATCCTCATGGCGGGCGTGGCGCTTGTGCAGGTTAGGATCCGTCTGCGTCACGGTGGCCCTGAATGCCCTTCCCTTTTAAGGcccctgactgtgtgtctgtccctctctctctctctctctctctctctctctgtggcccctgactgtgtgtctgtccccctctctctctctgtggccccTGACTGTGtgtccgtccctctctctctctctctgtggcccctgactgtgtgtctgtccctctctctctctctgtggcccctgactgtgtgtctgtctctctctctctctggcccaagtctgtgtatctgtccctctctctctctctctgtggcccctgactgtgtgtctgtccctctctctctctctctgtggcccctgactgtgtgtctgtccctctctctctctctgtggcccctgactgtgtgtctgtccctctctctctctgtggcccctgactctgtgtctgtctctctctctgtggcccctgactgtgtgtctgtccctctctctctctctctctggcccctgactgtgtgtctgtccctctctctctctctgtggccccTGACTGTGACGCTCTCTCTGTGGCCCCTGActgtgtttctccctctctgtggcccctgactgtgtttctccctctctgtggcccctgactgtgtctctctctctgtggcccctgactgtgactctctctctgtggcgCCTGACTGTGTATTTGTCTCTCTGTGGCCCctgactgtgtctctctctctgtggccccGCAGTGGCCCACGGACTCCCCGGGGGCCCCTGAGGAGCAGCAGCTGTCGGCGGGCTCCCAGTTTGTGGGCGTGGTGGCGGTGCTGGTGGCCTGCTGCTCCAGCGGGTTCGCGGGCGTGTACTTCGAGAAGATCCTCAAGGAGACCAAGCAGAGCGTGTGGATCCGGAACATCCAGCTCGGTCTGCATCACCGCGTCACCTCTCTGTGTGCcactgtgcatgtctgtctcactgtctttACTGTGCTACTGTGCCCCTCTGCgtgactgtgctgctgtctctgtgttACTATGTCACCTCTCTGTGTGCCACTGTGCATGTCTGTCCTACTGTCTTTACTGTGCTACCGTGCCCCTCTGCgtgactgtgctgctgtctctgtgttactgtgtcacctcactgtgtgtgactgtgcatgtctgtaaaGCTGTCTTTCTGTGCTACCGTGCCCCTCTGCGtgactgtgttactgtgtcACCTCTCTGTGTGCGATTGTGCATGTCTGTAAAGCTGTCTtactgtgctgactgtgttatTGTGGCTGTGGCTATGTGTTACTGTGTCACCTCACTGTGCGTTACTGTGCGCATGTCTGGGTAAAAATACGCGATTGGAAAGAGCCCCGTTTCCTCTGAGGGAACTCTCTGTTACCGCAGCAATGCGCAGGGTGTGTGTAACGCTTTTAAcggtccccctctctctcccgtgcAGGCCTGTTTGGGATGGTGTTTgggctgagcgtgtgtgtaacgCTTTTAAcggtccccccctctctcccgtgCAGGCCTGTTTGGGATGGTGTTTGGGCTGAGGGTGTGTGTAACGCTTTTAAcggtccccctctctctcccgtgcAGGCCTGTTTGGGATGGTGTTTgggctgagcgtgtgtgtaacgCTTTTAAcggtccccctctctctcccgtgcAGGCCTGTTTGGGATGGTGTTTGGGCTGAGGGTGTGTGTAACGCTTTTAAcggtccccctctctctcccatgcaGGCCTGTTTgggctgagcgtgtgtgtaacgCTTTTAACggtccccctctctgtcccgtGCAGGCCTGTTTGGGATGGTGTTCgggctgagcgtgtgtgtaacgCTTTTAAcggtccccctctctctcccgtgcAGGCCTGTTTGGGATGGTGTTTGGGCTGAGGGTGTGTAACGCTTTTAAcggtccccctctctctcccgtgcAGGCCTGTTTGGGATGGTGTTTGGGCTGAGGGTGTGTAACGCTTTTAAcggtccccccccctctcccgtgCAGGCCTGTTTGGGATGGTGTTCGGGCTGATGGGGGTGTTCGTGTATGACGGGGACCGGGTGCGGGAGTCCGGAATGTTCCAGGGCTACAACGGGCTGACCTGGACTGTGGTCGCGCTGCAGGTAATTTACCGCTAACGTGGGAGAAAACTGTTAGCGATGCCGTCCGTCATTACTGCGTagtttgtaaacatttttttttgcctatctttacctgtctgcctgcctgtctgtctgtctgcccgtctgCCTGGCTGTCTGCCTGACTGCCTGCctggctgcctgcctgcctatatgtctgcccgtctgtctgcctgtctgcctgtctgtctgtctgtgcgtctgcctgtctgtctgcctgcctggctgcctgcctgcccgtctgtctgtctgtgcgtctgtctctgtctgcctgtctgtctgcctgcctgtctgtctgcctgtgtgtctgaccGTGTTGCCGTGGTTTCCGCAGGCTCTGGGGGGGCTGGTGATAGCTGCAGTAATAAAGTACGCTGATAACATCCTGAAGGGCTTCGCCACCTCACTGTCCATCATCCTGTCCACCCTCATCTCCTTCTTCTGGCTGGAGGACTTCGAGCccagcaggtacacacacacgcacgcacacatacacactctcctgcacgcacgcacacaaaaacacacacgcacacatacacatgcacatccttacacaaacgcacgcacgcacacacacgcatgcacacacacacatactcacacacccacacacacacatacacacacacacacacacccacacatacacacactcctgcacgcacgcacacaaaaacacacacacacacacatacatacatacacacacgcacacatacacatgcacatccttacacaaacgcacacacgcatgcacactcacacatacgcatacacacacacacacacaaactctcttcTTAGTCGTCAGACACACATTTCACTCTAAggaaattttctcattttcacttCTGATATTTGAAAAGTGTTGAAGTCCCAGGAGAGCAGGGTTCgctgtctttctctccgtctctctctctctctctatcccttccctctctgactGTAATAAAGTAGTTAAAGGGCAGCTCGTGTACTGAAATCTTAACGCTGTGTgacgctctcccccccccccccagcgtgtTCTTCCTCGGCGCGATGCTGGTCATCGTCGCCACCTTCCTGTACGGCTACGAAGGCCGGCCTTCTCCCAACCCCAGCCGCGCCTAACCTGAGACCGCGAGGagcgggggagaggaggaggaggaggaagagagagggggatgaacaCTAAAGAGGAGAAGATGCGGCGGGACTGGCCGTGTGCAAGCACTACTGGCGTTAAATCCGTGGCGCACATTTCATAAACGGAACCTCAAACGGGCCGGGGGTCCACCAGCTCAGCGGCGCCGTAAGGGACCGGCAGGCTTTTCTGAGCAGAACCGGGCCCACACGGGCTCCACCCTGAACAGGGTCAGCGCTCCTGGCCTGCtggacagggctgcccaatcctcaCTGCTGAGGCCAGCTCTCCAGAACCACAGTCAGGGGTGACACACATCAAAGGCTGGCAGCCTTCCCAGAATCCTGCGGGGCCCCCCGGCTGCTTGCAGGGGGTGTCGGTAAAGACGTCCGCGATTATGAAGAACAGAACCCGCCCTGCTGAAAAACTTTACTCTGTGCTTTGCCCTCTAGCAGTTATTTCaaagcaggaggggggggggttcttttttgtctgtctgtactgtatttCGTAAATCGATAAAAAGacatttcaatatatatatatgtaaatgtatttttgagtaACTGTTCATAAGGTCATAAAAAGAAAGTgcgatttcttttttttctgacttgTGTGAAAGTCTGTTTCGTAGAGGACCCCTGCTGGCTGTTAAGGGAACAGCAGAGATGCCGCAGCAGAAGAACAGCAGAGATCCTGCGATCCAGAATGTTGTTTCTGAAGCAcctgtgcagcagtgtgtgggacacacacacacccacacgctcacacagtcattacgtacacatacacacacatacacacacgtctTATGTGAATCTGAGTTACtgctgatgtacacacacacacacacgtctcgtCATGTGAATCTTGCTCattacacacgcagacacacatctCACGTGAATCTCTCATAACACGCTCACACATTTCTCACTTGAATCTCACTCCCCATGTGCTCGTCACCCTGataccacacccacacacacacacacacacacacacacactcgcacagctTCTCCGTGAATCTTGCTcattacattcacacacatgggtggggctcacacacacatttctcgtCGCCTCTAGCTGACGGTAGGCACGcttccacccattttttttgtttttcttttagtttttattattttaaaaacactgcatgCAAAAAACTCCACAAAACCAAATGATTGTTTTtccacctctttttttttgcctccccTGCTCTAAGGTCTGTGTCAGACTGTTGGGCTGTGGGGCCACGCCTCCCcacttatgacatcacagcctccACCCCTGTGCTGTGCCctgtcccatcatgcacctgtCCTGAGGCCTGAAGTCTGAACagcccagcatgcactgggggaGGGGCGCACGAGCACCTGTCAGATGCCCAGTGACAGTGTGGAATAGACGAGGCATGTGACCACTATCAGACCAGCTGTGTATGTGCGCATCAGAAAATTGTAtttgagggggggagggggagggggaggggggagggggaagggggggggggtggaaaggaGGGTGGAgtgtccaaaaaaaacaaccaccaGGTCCAGATCCAGACCAGAAAGCCTAGATGAAGATGAGTCAACTGAACGATGTTAAGTGACCAATTAAGCACTGATTAACGGAActggaaaccagcagaccctgacATGGTTCTCCTGGACCAGGGGTGCAGGCCAGGGGTGCTccgagggaaaggggggggcgggtgggggtagCGTTAgcatgattccaagggccctgacttgcaggggccctcaaaaaatataagAACATATGATTGTCCTGGGTGGGCGGTGGTGCCCGGTGCGAGATCCCATCATGGGACCCAGAATCCCAGGCAGCGAGCCCGTGACAGCCCGGCGGTCTGAACGGAGGTAAagaaacggtgtgtgtgtggtctttTAAACGAGTCGGAGCGGCGACGGCGCGCTGTCCGCGCCGTCGGCGTGGCAACCCCAGATGAGGAGCGACCGTGGCTGGGCTCCCGGGGGCCTCTAGCGCAGAGGTGGAGCGGTGGAGCAGCACGGAGGGGTCCGGTCCCTCGGTCTCACTGTGAGAAGGGGCCGGATGGTCTGAGTCTTGGTGCTCAACAGCCGTGAGTTTGcatatttccccccccccaccccaagacCCCCTTTCCCTCAGAGTATAATACTGATTCTGACTGCAGACCTtggtcaaaataaatatttaagccATTAAAACACCAGCAAGATTCCTGCAAAatactgacagtttttttttttttgttttgttttaaaaacatcttaTCTTCACTGGAACAATACACATACATCTTTCATAtgattgtacattttcatttggtcACACGTTTTGCTGCATATTCTCGGGAATCCTCCCACGcgtgattgtttgtttttcgaATTTTACCACCGCCTAAGCATGTTCCAAACACGTGTTCCAAATGTGCATTTGACCCAAGTATGATTGACAGGTTTCACCTGCTTGTGCTCTGTTGTCAGGGTCTGCCCTGCAGTGATTCGATCAGCACTCTGGCTGTAAGGCAAACTGTCCAGCGACTGTACAGACCTGCGTTAGCTGCGGTTTACGGTCTCTGCTGTTCATTCAATTTGTTCCCGTCGTTCACTCGGGTGGCACCAGTAGCTTGTTAGTTCCGTCCCCCATCGTGACTCGGTACTGTGACCACCAGGACTAGACCGGCTCGTTAAACTACACAAAATGGCTCCTCCTGAAAGCAGTCGCTTCTGTCTGTCCCCAGTTCTTGAGGCAGTTTAAGGCAGATTCCCCAACCTGTGCAGGGTTAGCGGTTAGCTTTCCAGatatcccatgatgcactgcttCCATTCCAATGGCAGAGAAGGCGTTTGTTGGAGAAATttaaggcagtttttttttttttcttgttcttcattttgtaaatatcaGGCCACTGTATGTTCTCACTCCCCAATGTTGGTGGGTCCATTCCCGCAgatgcctgcccccccccccccccagccgctcTTCACTTGGGCGGTATCACCACCAGGGGCGGCCCCCTCTTGGGCCTCCACATGAGCACCTGGGCGTCGTTGGCGTTGGGGCGGGACAGCGCGTTGGGCGGTATGGGCTCCATGTGGGTGAGCACGCGGGGCTGGTCCTGCTggggcctccccccccccgccagcgcGGCCCGGGAGCCCAGCGGGCGGGCGGGGTCCACGGCGATGTCCACGCGCATGCGCCACTTGATGGTCTGCAGCAGGATCCTCTCCTTGCTGCCGGCGTTGAGCGCCACCAGCCAGGTGGTGAAGCTCTGGTCGCGCGTGATGCGGGTGAGCAGCGGCGCGCTGCTGTCGCTCACGGGCACCGCCCACGTCACGCTCGGGTAGAAGTTGTCGTTCATGCTGACGGTGAAGCGCAGCGGCTTGTGGGTGGGGCCCGCCAGCGTCACCGTCTCCGTGGTGTTGCCGTACCAGGGGTAGCTCACGCCGTCCGAGTCGCTGATGGCCTTCACCCGCCCCTCCCGGAGCTCCGGCAGCTCCCAGCtcgacctgcagggggcgagagagagagcagcctgtGAGCTTGGTTTTCAGGGGTCTGCAGGCCGTGCTGGGTTTTgttgttactctgcacttaacttcaaccaattaaaaaacagtggattacacagttaagtaaattaatttgcttATTTGGGTCTGAATTGAGTGCTGATTTCAAGGTGactacaaaaaccagcagagcttgTGGCTGTCCAGCATGAGGGTGTCAGACCCCTGGCTtagtttcacattttcaaaaaaattatagGGTAAAATCTACCACAGACTGAAAGAGCCACGAAACCAGTGATCTTCATGCCTCCTGGTCATGGAGAGCTgctgggtctgctggtttttgttgtcacTTGTTGGCACATGATTGATCCattaaagcagtcgattacacagtTGGCTCACCTCTCCTGGTTTCTTGAgtctgaactggttgctgaCGTTAAAGcgagaacaaaaaccagcagaccctgcggcccgtCAGGACCGGGAGTGAAGATCAATGTGCAAAACCACTCTTTCCTATATCACAGGGATGTCTtctatccgaaaagggccactgtgggttcaggtttttgttttagcccagcgctaagacacctgattctccctgattgaagaccatgattggtTAATTAGTCAAACGAGGTGTCATAgagctgggttaaaacaaaaacctgttcACCGGCCTTTTTAGGATAAGATTTTGACACCCCTGACCTATCAAGCATTGGTAGACAGATGCAGGACATGAGCAGGCAAGTGTGCTATATGATTGATAAACTAGCTGTCGGTTGATTGATATACTGTCCAACCGGTGTGTCAGGAGATACATTAACCAGCTGTCTTGTCAGGAGGTTGACACATTAACGAGTCAACGTGTCAGTAGGTTGGCACATTAACCAGTCAATGTGTCAGTAGGTTGGCACATTAACCAGTCAACGTGTCAGTAGATCGATGCATTGGGCCGACCATTTGTTAAGAGATCAATCTATAAGTCAGCCTGTGGCAGTTCATGCCTTGATGTTAAACTGAGGTTTCCCCGCTCAAGTCAACTTCATCTGTCAAATGGACGCATCATTACCCCTGacagccccacccactccccagGGAGGAATTTAAACACTCCTTGCGCGTGcacggacatacacacacacacctctcgtAAAACAGCTTCCTAGATGACATCAGAGATATCACCACTCAGCTCAAtggcatgtgcgtgcgtgcctgcgtgtgtgcgtgcatgtgctcaatggcatgtgtttgtgtgtgtgtgtgtgtgtgtgcgagtatcctctctctctctttctctccacgCACAAGTTTGGGGTTTAAGAGCAGGTATTCCTCGTCTATTATCAGCTTTTCTATTTTTACTTCCAGAGTCTG
Encoded proteins:
- the slc35a3a gene encoding solute carrier family 35 member A3a isoform X3, with translation MASSRLKYLSLGVLVFQTTTLVLTMRYSRTLQGEGPRYLASSAVVTAELLKILTCVMLVYRDHSYSFRALNSIVTQEILNKPMETLKLAIPSGIYTLQNNLLYVALSNLDAATYQVTYQLKILTTALFSVFMLGRRLGVYQWLSLLILMAGVALVQWPTDSPGAPEEQQLSAGSQFVGVVAVLVACCSSGFAGVYFEKILKETKQSVWIRNIQLGLFGMVFGLSVCVTLLTVPLSLPCRPVWDGVWAEGV
- the slc35a3a gene encoding solute carrier family 35 member A3a isoform X2, with the translated sequence MASSRLKYLSLGVLVFQTTTLVLTMRYSRTLQGEGPRYLASSAVVTAELLKILTCVMLVYRDHSYSFRALNSIVTQEILNKPMETLKLAIPSGIYTLQNNLLYVALSNLDAATYQVTYQLKILTTALFSVFMLGRRLGVYQWLSLLILMAGVALVQWPTDSPGAPEEQQLSAGSQFVGVVAVLVACCSSGFAGVYFEKILKETKQSVWIRNIQLGLFGMVFGLSVCVTLLTVPPSLPCRPVWDGVWAEGVCNAFNGPPLSPVQACLGWCLG
- the slc35a3a gene encoding solute carrier family 35 member A3a isoform X1, which translates into the protein MASSRLKYLSLGVLVFQTTTLVLTMRYSRTLQGEGPRYLASSAVVTAELLKILTCVMLVYRDHSYSFRALNSIVTQEILNKPMETLKLAIPSGIYTLQNNLLYVALSNLDAATYQVTYQLKILTTALFSVFMLGRRLGVYQWLSLLILMAGVALVQWPTDSPGAPEEQQLSAGSQFVGVVAVLVACCSSGFAGVYFEKILKETKQSVWIRNIQLGLFGMVFGLMGVFVYDGDRVRESGMFQGYNGLTWTVVALQALGGLVIAAVIKYADNILKGFATSLSIILSTLISFFWLEDFEPSSVFFLGAMLVIVATFLYGYEGRPSPNPSRA
- the fam78bb gene encoding protein FAM78B, which translates into the protein MGCIQSVACKSRIKRENIVVYDVSATIDQCPTIIEENSPIVLRYKTPYFKASARVVMPPVPRNETWVVGWIQACTQMEFYNTYGDIGMSSWELPELREGRVKAISDSDGVSYPWYGNTTETVTLAGPTHKPLRFTVSMNDNFYPSVTWAVPVSDSSAPLLTRITRDQSFTTWLVALNAGSKERILLQTIKWRMRVDIAVDPARPLGSRAALAGGGRPQQDQPRVLTHMEPIPPNALSRPNANDAQVLMWRPKRGPPLVVIPPK